One region of Glycine max cultivar Williams 82 chromosome 9, Glycine_max_v4.0, whole genome shotgun sequence genomic DNA includes:
- the LOC100813726 gene encoding uncharacterized GPI-anchored protein At4g28100, translated as MSLTLFLKTLFLFFPCYLCLPDSETTTTLNPILLTPSKPATTIPAFPEQSEVSGCPLTLSDELFDGIKSACGGAKSGADMELHHSRCCPVLAAWLYSAYSATALGSMAGHSHSHSNNGHGHDGHATSAYDMIMPLLPDDSETCVNELGKALELRGVELTKPNETCDVVYCFCGIRLHHLTCPDSFSVGQSGELVGDASVTRLEKNCLSSTTDANGLPGLGGCSKCLNTLYWLNKKTSNSSKAEDRTTKIHNKDCELMGLTWLLAKNRTAYMHTVSAVLRALMLNTDGSYPQSCSLNSDGMPLAVDSSEISDHSSSTNLLPPISLSLLLLCLLLLPMHFTMLSS; from the exons CCCTTTTCCTCTTCTTCCCTTGCTACTTGTGCCTCCCTGACTCAGAAACAACAACAACCCTTAACCCCATTTTGCTAACCCCATCCAAACCTGCAACAACAATCCCTGCATTCCCTGAACAATCTGAAGTCTCAGGGTGCCCTCTCACCCTCTCAGATGAGCTCTTTGATGGGATCAAGAGTGCATGTGGTGGTGCCAAAAGTGGTGCTGACATGGAGCTCCACCACAGCAGGTGCTGTCCAGTGCTTGCAGCATGGCTGTATTCTGCATATTCTGCCACTGCACTAGGCAGCATGGCAGGTCATAGCCATAGCCATAGCAATAATGGTCATGGTCATGATGGCCATGCCACATCAGCATATGACATGATTATGCCTTTGCTCCCAGATGATTCAGAAACATGTGTGAATGAGCTGGGAAAGGCCTTGGAACTGAGGGGTGTTGAGCTGACAAAGCCTAATGAGACTTGTGATGTCGTGTATTGCTTCTGTGGCATTAGGCTGCACCACTTGACATGTCCTGATTCATTTTCTGTTGGCCAAAGTGGGGAACTTGTTGGGGATGCAAGTGTGACAAGGTTGGAGAAGAATTGCTTAAGTAGCACCACAGATGCTAATGGCTTACCAGGTCTTGGAGGCTGCTCTAAGTGCCTAAATACCCTCTATTGG CTTAACAAGAAGACTTCAAATTCAAGCAAAGCAGAAGACAGGACCACCAAGATCCACAACAAAGATTGTGAGCTTATGGGCTTGACATGGCTTCTGGCTAAAAATAGGACAGCTTATATGCACACGGTTTCTGCGGTTCTCCGCGCTTTGATGTTAAACACTGATGGCTCTTACCCTCAATCCTGCTCTCTAAATAGTGACGGAATGCCTCTTGCTGTGGATTCATCAGAAATCTCTGATCACTCTTCATCAACCAACCTCCTACCGCCcatctctctttctttgttATTGCTTTGTTTGTTACTACTGCCCATGCATTTTACAATGTTATCCTCATAG